The following is a genomic window from Candidatus Obscuribacter sp..
TTTTGGGCGCACTGTGCTTTTGCTGACGCAATAAGTCTCTCAAAATCCGCAGCTGATGCTGTTGGTGTTGTCTTGCCGCTTTGTACTGCACTGACTTTGTCGTCTTGAGCAAAATACACGCCTAGTTCTGCCGCTCTGTCCATCACTGCGCGATTAGTTTTAAAGCGTTGTTGCACATCTTTGACCATGTTAATAGCACGTTGTTTGTCGCCGCATTCATAGTATGCCTCTGCTACAGCCAACCATGCCTCCCCGTCGGCTGGTCTCAATCGCAATGCTTTGGAGTAGGCTTGCCAGGCATCCGGCCAGCGTTTGAGTTTGCTAAAGGCGATGCCAAGGTTGTACTGGGTGGCAAAACTAGAGGGATCAATTTTTGACGCTTGCCAGAGCAGCTCCGCTGCCTTTTGATTGTTATTGACGTCTAGCTGTGCAGCACCAGCTACGCCCAGATCGTAGGCTCTTTGTTTGTCTTCGTAGGATGTCTCGGCAGAGGCTTGCGGCAAATTAGCGGCGCAAGATAAAGTAGTGGCGATTAGCGCACCCAAAATCATGGATTTAAGCTTGACCAGCATCTAGGAGGTTTTTCCTGCAGGGCTAATTGGTCGATCTTAGCAAACACTTGGGCTTGTGTTGTGGCACTTCTATTTGTGCTTGAGGCTGGATTAAGATATCAATGCCCCGTCGGTGAGTCAATTAAGCAAGGAGTGTGGTAGTGCGTAAATTGGTAGGGATGTCTCTCGCTCTAGCTCTCGCTGTAAATAGCCAGGCTGCTTGGGCGCGCAGTGGCGATAGCAGTGCCGGTAAAAGTGGAGGTAAGGCGGCCATGACTAAAATCGCTGTTGTCAAAGCCAACAAAAAGCCGATGGTCGAAAAGTACCTCCTCGAGGGCAACCTGGCTAAGGGGGAGGTGGATTTAACCGCCAGACTGGAGTCGCACCCAAAGGATGATCAGGCTAGATTTGGGCTTGGTGTCTTGCAGTTTTTGCAGGCAGTGGAGGGGCTCTCGCAGGATTTGTACCGCTATGGCCTGCGTAATGTTGGCGAGGATCGTCCACGTTTGCCTATGCTCAATATGCCCATTACGACCAACCCTGACAGCGAGAGCATCGACTACCAAAAGTGGCGCGGTTTGATTGATCGCTTTTATCAAAAGGTAACTGCTGCCGAGGCGACCCTGGCGCAAGTGACTGATGCCGATGTGAAATTGCCCCTGCATTTTGGCATGATCAAACTCGACTTTACCGGCAAAAAAGATGCTGAGCAAAAGCAAGGATTATGGAAGGTCTTCGCCAATCTTACTCGCCATAAGACTGTGACCGAAGCACAATCGAGTCGCTTCTATATCAAATTTGATCGCGGCGATGTCCATTGGCTCAGGGGGTATTGCAATGTTTTTGCCGCTGTTTGCAATATGTACCTGGCACACGACAGCAAAGAGATGTTTGACCGTACTGGCTTTTTGCTATTTAGAAAGGTTGATAGTGCCTATCCAGATCTCGGTAGAGACACACGTATAGCTGGACGTATGGAGCACATCGGCGATTTGCTTGATTTTGTGGCAATGATACATCTAGTAAGCTGGGATGTTGTTGAGCCTAAGCGCATGGAAGCTGCATTGCACAATATGGAGGCGGTTATTGCGCAGAGTCGGGAGACATGGCGCTTTATCATGGCTGAGACCGATGACGATCAAGAATGGTTACCTAATCCCAGGCAAACAGGTGTTATACCGGGCGCAAATGTAAGCGAGGAGATGGTCGCATCCTGGGCTGGGATTATGGATGAAAGCGAGATGATTTTATCCGGCAGATTGCTACTGCCATTTTGGCGAGGTGATGGCACCCGCGGTATCAATCTACGCAAAGTGTTTTTGGCGCCCAGGCGCTTTGATCTGGTTTTGTGGATTCAAGGTGGTGCTGCACTGCCATATCTGGAGCGCGGTCCATTGACTCATGGCTCCACCTGGCGTGAGCTTCGTTCTGACTTCGGGCATCATTTCCCAGGTTTTGCTTTGTGGTTTAACTAGTAGTTTGAATTGACTAGTTGGCGTAAATGTTCAGGTTTTCTTTGGGGCTTGGCACGATTACATATTGATTGTCAGGTGTGCGTTGTAAAATGGGCTTGTAGCAGTATGATCCATGTTCTAGTCGTTTGACAAAGCTGATTCCTGGCGTGATTTCTACTTCTCTAAATAGAGCGTATAGCCTGCCTCCACCGTAGTACGAGTCGTAGGAGCATAGTTTATAGATACCATCAGCGGTATCGATTACGGCGACGCCATCTTTTGTCGGTGCGGCACCAATATTGCAACCCTGTATAAGTCCCCAGTGTATTAGATAGCAGATGAATATTAGCGGTACTATCGCAGGTAATCTGGTTGGCTTGAACCACCTACATGCCAATACGACTTGTGGCATTAGCTCAGCAATACAGGTATAGTTAAAATCTGGAGTTGGTAGGATCAGCATCACGACTAGAGCCTGGATGTCTTGTGCTCCTGCTGGCTTGATCTGGCGCAAAAATATAAATGTAGTAAGCCCGAGAAATAACGTGGAAAGTATTTTTATGACTTCCATACTCTCGATAACTATGTAGCCATGTGTAGCAAAAAAGCCGTTAACCGTGGCCGCAATTATCAAATAAGTCACAGCCCAGCGCAGATTATCGGCACTGCGCGCTCGGTAACTTGGATTGAGATTGTCGTACCACTGGCGCAAGTCGGTCATAGGAGCATGTATTGCCTCAATCGCTTTATCGATGATGACACAGGCAGTATTGTCTGTGTGGTTGGCGCGCACATATACAAACTTACTGCAACAAGCTTGAGATTTGACAGCGCTCCTGGGATTGCAATAGTAGTAAACTTGCTTTATATCTCACCCACTGTCACAGGTAAGTCACCGATGTCCAAAGAAGCACCCAATGCCACCTGGTATGAGGAGTTTTTTACTGGCGCAGCTCTAGATCTGTGGCGGCTGGCGGTCACACCTGAGGCGACCGAGCAGGAAGTAGCGTTTTTGCAAGAGGCGCTGGAGACACCAGTGGGCGGTCATCTGCTTGATGTACCGTGTGGTAACGGTCGGCTCAGCTTGCCGATGTCCCTTTTGGGCTATCAGGTAACAGGCATAGACACCTGCGAGGAATTTATAAAAGAGGCAAAAGAAAAGGCTGTAGCTTATGAGAGCACGGTTAATTTTGCTGTTGGCGATATGCGCAAACTAGATGAGCCTGGCAAGTATGATGGTGCATTTTGTATGGGTAACAGCTTTGGCTATTTTGACCGCAGTGGCACCATGCAGTTTTTGGAGGCAGTCTATAAGAGCCTCAAGCCTGACTCACAATTTATACTGGACTCACAGATGATCGCGGAGTGCTTCCTCGTCAATGGTGGAGAGCGGGAATGGGTGCAGCGCGGCGATATGTATATGCTTGTCGATAATCACTATGATGCCGCTCGCAGCTTTGTCGAGACTGAGTATACCTTTATCAAAGGTGGCAAGGAAGAAAAACGCAAATCCACTCACTGGATCTATACAGCCGGAGAGCTAAGTCACATGTGTGAGCAAGCCGGTTTTACTGTGGTTGAAATGTTTGGCTCTGCTGAATGTGAGCCCTTTGAGCTAGGTGCTGAGCGGATGTTGCTTGTTGCCCGTAAAAACTAAGATTGCCATTGTTTGAGCATTTTGCGTAAGGTGGGCAAAGAAGGAAAAATGGTCACTTTATTTAAAAACAGGCAGGATTTCAATTTCTTTGTTGGGTCTTACGAATGGCATGATTCCTATCTTAAGGAGTTTCATTTTGGCGACCCCGTCCATGAAATTAGAGAGCCTGAACGCAAAGGCACTGCGGGCAGTGGCGCTACTCTAATGCGCGTGTTAATCGTGTCTACCTGGGATGATCGGGCATTTGAGATTGTGGCGTATGAAGCAGAACAGTTCTCGATCCATATCAATAATGATTTGCAAGGCAACAAGTTTTCTACAATCCAGAGAAGATGTACTGAATTGGATTTTGGCGCATTTTATATAAAGTGCGCTTGTGCTGGATACCGAGAGGTGCCAATCGAGGCTGTTGTATCACCTTATTACTATACTGAAGCTTCATTGTTTGGTGAGGATGGTGAGCCAGATGGGCCTTACCGGATTGATTGGAGAACGATAATGGATGACTCTTATCACCCTCAATAGGTCTGGTATTCCCAGTTGCTTGCTGCTTCTTCTGCTTTGTGCATTTCCTCTGGAGTTAGGTGTTTGTAGAGTATTTGCTTGAGCTGTTTGCATTGCCATGCATTTCCGGACCTCATTCTCATTATTCCTGGTACAAAGAGCTGTAGCAATTCATGCTCCATCGACTTTAGGCGTTCTGCGATGAGTAGCCATGTCAAACCCTGGACATTGTCTTTAGGGGTGCCTTGACCCTTGAGTGATTGCACCGCTAATTTAAATGCTGGTCCAGAATAGCGATTGGCTAGTGTCTGGAGCATTGACACTGCTTCTATTTGTTTTGTCGAGTCCATCTTGATGTACTCATCTGCAAGAAATGCTTTACTGAAGTGGATTCGTTTATCATCGTCTGGTCCTTTGCTAATAATTTCTAGCCACTTCAAGTTCTCTTTTGGTGGCACCAGGCTGGTGAGACTTAAAAAGTATTGACTCTGCAGATGACCTTTTTTGGCTGCTTGCCTGTAGTAGCTGAGTGTGCGGACAAAATAATCCGGCCTATGATTTGTTTTGATTTGCCGATCGTAGATGTGCTCTGCCATTTGATAGAGCGCATAGACGTCTCCACCATCTGCCCGATGTTGGATGCTCTCAATATCTACCTCTAGTCTTGCAAGATTTCCTTCTAAGACTGAGCATACTTCATCATGCAGATTCATATCGCAGATTCTTGGACCGTATTTTATTGTAGTTGTATAGTCATCTGTAAAGACAAGATACACTGGAGTTTCACGGTATTCGCTCAGCTGGTTGATGCATAGTCCACCTGTAAAGCGCTCATTTACACTATCCAGGTCTAGAGCCAGTTGATAAAGCGTGTTAACGTCGCATTTGATCTTTTTGGCTGGTGCTGAAAAGTAGTAGGTGTTGTCGTATTCACCAGCGCATATTATGACGTCGTCACTGCGCCGAGCGTTTGCGAGCAACTCTTCGGCGTCGTCGCATAGTTTTCCGTATTCAGTTGTTAGAGACATTGATTGCTGCGGCTAACGCACTTTAGACAATTAAAAACAGCATACCATGCAGCTAATTAGCGCGCAAATCGGTAAATCAAATGCTTTACTGGGTAAGAGGTTAGGAATAGATCTCGTGAAATTACTCAGTTGCATTCAATGACTAAATTGCACCAGCGCAAATACCTATTACAAAAATTGCCGGCGATTTTGAGCATTGCTCTCTGTGCGTTTGTCAGTGCGATGCCGCCAGCGCAAGCTGCGCCAGGCTGGGTCATGGACCGCCAGAATGGCCTGGGCATTGAGGTTATTACAGCCAGCAAAGATGGTGTGCTTATCGCTTATCCGCGTGCAGACTTTTGTGTGGTATCTACTGCGCCCAAGTGGGATGTGACCTGGTACAGCAAGAACAGCAAAACAAGATTTACTAAGTCGCTTGAACGCTTTAGAGTGGACAAAGGTCTACCTGCGGCTGCGCCTAAGGCGTCTCAACCTCCCAAGCGCGCAACCAAGTATGCCGGAGTTAATGCCTTTGTCGAAAGGGTAAAGCCCACAGAACTAGCAAGCACAGCTCGGTTGTTTGCTCCTGTAGTGGGCTTCCGTGAGCCCACTGCGGCTTGGCAAGATTACTATTACTCCGACCCTGTGGATTTGCCTCCTCAGGCTTTGCTGTTTATCAGTTCGTTTTTAGGCACGCGCAATTATCCGTGCTTTCCTCTGGCATCCCATGGAGTCAGTGCTGATGGGTCTGCGCATAAGATCTGGTACACCAAGGGCATTAAAACCGTGGACGTAAAGCCTGCAACATTTGACATACCTAAAGCTTGTAAGACTGTTGCAACTCAACACGAGGTCACCTCTGGTGGTGGCTACCGCGATGCTTTTGATGACCTCGCTGTCGATATGAAGTTGGGTCAGGGCTTTGGCAGCAATGCCAAACCGCTTGGTGCTGCCAAGGCTCCGCGTGGTAGTAATGTCAATGGTGCTGGAGCGGCTGGCAAAAAGCCCTAGTGTTTGCATTATCATCGTCATCACCGCTTGATGCAATTCCGGGATCTGACATTAGGCAAATTATTGCTATGCCGGGAGTCTACCTGACATCTGTGGGGGAAATGTGAGGTGCCTTAGGGTATTGATGCCTCTGCCCTATATAATGTCTTTGGCTGGCTACAGCCGCTCTCCGCAGATAATTAGGCGACAAGCAAATTGATGGGCGATGAATAAACGAGGACGACCACGCAATTTTTGCCGGGATCAGGCGCTCTCGGCTGCCATGAGGCTCTTCTGGGAGAAGGGCTATGAGGGCGCTTCTCTGGCTGAGCTGGCGACTGTTATGGGCATCAATGCACCCAGTCTGTATGCTGCCTTTGGCGATAAAGAGTCGCTCTTTCGCGAGGCCGTAGCACACTACTCCTCTGGTATCGGGGCTACCCCTCTCAACGCGCTGCAAGAGCATGCGCAGGTGGTTAGCGCCATCAGGGCGATGCTCAGCGCCAGTGCTGAGATGTGTACAGACTCAGAGACCCCGAGAGGCTGTCTGGTGGTGCTAAGTGCCATTAATTGCACGCCAGAGCATACAGTTTTGCGCGA
Proteins encoded in this region:
- a CDS encoding class I SAM-dependent methyltransferase; this translates as MSKEAPNATWYEEFFTGAALDLWRLAVTPEATEQEVAFLQEALETPVGGHLLDVPCGNGRLSLPMSLLGYQVTGIDTCEEFIKEAKEKAVAYESTVNFAVGDMRKLDEPGKYDGAFCMGNSFGYFDRSGTMQFLEAVYKSLKPDSQFILDSQMIAECFLVNGGEREWVQRGDMYMLVDNHYDAARSFVETEYTFIKGGKEEKRKSTHWIYTAGELSHMCEQAGFTVVEMFGSAECEPFELGAERMLLVARKN
- a CDS encoding TetR/AcrR family transcriptional regulator, which encodes MNKRGRPRNFCRDQALSAAMRLFWEKGYEGASLAELATVMGINAPSLYAAFGDKESLFREAVAHYSSGIGATPLNALQEHAQVVSAIRAMLSASAEMCTDSETPRGCLVVLSAINCTPEHTVLRDELSSRRKIIRVAIEERLTRAKMEGELSCEVEVTTLSEFYTVILNGLSLRARDGATRDELMATIEHAMVAIETCIKAMENR